A single window of Zea mays cultivar B73 chromosome 10, Zm-B73-REFERENCE-NAM-5.0, whole genome shotgun sequence DNA harbors:
- the LOC100275937 gene encoding uncharacterized protein LOC100275937, with protein MDNKSASSSCVITPAATSTMSSAGGESSWAVHIANFLASMPQDDIATTDDPQAAVSGGGGSFSSSFDSFGDADASSFITSQLMCGGDDDESLQDTACSSAAGQKMATMESFGLKQMAAMDGAKESNMPHHLQLMAKYVEAVGSKQQVTGVGDQQAINSSSNSEKALLCESNELRKRGLCLVPISMLIDYLG; from the exons ATGGATAACAAATCAGCCTCCTCCTCGTGCGTCATCACCCCGGCGGCCACGTCCACCATGTCATCAGCCGGCGGCGAGAGCAGCTGGGCCGTGCACATCGCGAACTTCCTGGCCTCCATGCCGCAAGACGACATCGCAACGACGGATGATCCGCAAGCGGCGGTCTCTGGCGGCGGCGGCAGCTTCTCTTCTTCCTTCGATTCCTTTGGCGACGCCGACGCCTCCTCCTTTATCACGTCTCAGCTCATgtgcggcggcgacgacgacgagtcCCTACAGGACACCGCCTGCTCTTCTGCAGCTGGCCAAAAG ATGGCTACCATGGAGAGTTTCGGCTTGAAGCAAATGGCAGCCATGGATGGCGCGAAAGAGTCCAACATGCCCCACCACCTGCAGCTCATG GCCAAGTACGTGGAAGCTGTGGGTTCAAAACAGCAGGTGACTGGCGTGGGGGATCAACAAGCCATCAACAGTTCAAGTAATAGCGAGAAGGCGCTGCTGTGTGAGAGCAATGAGCTGAGGAAGAGAGGGCTTTGCTTGGTCCCTATCTCTATGTTGATAGACTATCTCGGATGA